One Microcebus murinus isolate Inina chromosome 7, M.murinus_Inina_mat1.0, whole genome shotgun sequence genomic region harbors:
- the LOC109731099 gene encoding cx9C motif-containing protein 4, translating to MDMPQKDPCQKQACEIQKCLQANNYMESKCQAVIQELRKCCAQYPKGRSLVCSGFEKEEEEKLALKSPSK from the coding sequence atggataTGCCGCAGAAGGATCCGTGCCAGAAACAAGCCTGTGAAATTCAGAAATGTTTACAAGCCAACAACTACATGGAATCGAAGTGTCAGGCTGTCATTCAAGAACTGCGTAAGTGTTGTGCTCAGTATCCCAAGGGGAGATCTCTCGTCTGTTCAGgatttgaaaaagaagaggaagaaaagctgGCACTGAAGTCTCCATCAAAGTAA